ATTCTTGGGGTGTCAGCCAGCCAGGCAGTCACCCTCACCACATTGATTGCTGCGGCGACGGTGGCATGTTGAAGTGCTGTTTTTGCCAGTCCCACATAGCGGGTACGCCGGAGTCCAAACGCTCGAATCCCCTGAGAAAGCGTGCCCTCGATCCCTGCACGCACGTGATACCGGGCCAACCAAGTCGCGGACTGCTCCTCTTGTCGTGCCCAGAGCAGCGCTTCGTGCTGCTCCCTAGGATGCAGCACAATATGGCGTGGCGAGCTTTTTGCTCGTGTGCACAACGACCGAGCAGCACACGAGGAACAGTCGGATCGGCTGAATTGCAGTTGGATGATCTCGTTTCCGAAAGCGTCCTTTCCAGGACGCCATTTTGTCGAAGATTTGCCCTCTGGGCAGGTGGCCCGCTGCCGATCCCAATCGATCGAAAAATGCGGCAGATCATAACCCTGACCGGCTTTGGCTTGCCAACTGCTATTGACCCTCATTGGACCAATCAGGGTAATTTGCTGCTGCTGACTGGTGACCAGCAGTTCGGCATCGGTGTACCCGGCATCCACCAGATGCTCCTGAGGGCATAACTCTTTCTTGGCGAGTTTTTGTTGAATGGCATGTGTACTGGCCACATCGGGAATCTCGGCAAAGCAGGTCTCACTGTCCACAATCAAATGAACGCCGTCCTGATCGCAGGTCTCTGTGTAATGCACTTTGTATCCCAGCCATTTCACGCCCCGCTTATCGCTGAAATGGGCTTCCGGATCGTACGGCGAATGAACGCACTCACCCGTCGGCAGCCATTCCCCAGGCTCTTTCCAACGGCAAGCTTCCGCTTGCCGTTCAAAGTGGTGCTCCCAAACCCGTCGCAGTATCTGTACAGCACGACGTTCCCACAAGATGTTCAGCGACGGATCGGTGTCATACGCCCGAATCGCATCCAGCAAGGTGAAGCCGTCCTGACCCACCTGAAGGAGATAGGTCGTGCGAGCCGACGGGGCGTGTGGCAGGTGTTTTTCTTCGATCCGCCACGAATACCG
This portion of the Deinococcus detaillensis genome encodes:
- a CDS encoding transposase, encoding MTLQDVAGYALSGAASLRLLLWLYGEAGTGEGTYSEILMTILGDLSETVSPKYLANDGDRERLGALIWGKRVAACAEAGNARLDAESLKTLSGGNRLSVRKLFSAWFDRYSWRIEEKHLPHAPSARTTYLLQVGQDGFTLLDAIRAYDTDPSLNILWERRAVQILRRVWEHHFERQAEACRWKEPGEWLPTGECVHSPYDPEAHFSDKRGVKWLGYKVHYTETCDQDGVHLIVDSETCFAEIPDVASTHAIQQKLAKKELCPQEHLVDAGYTDAELLVTSQQQQITLIGPMRVNSSWQAKAGQGYDLPHFSIDWDRQRATCPEGKSSTKWRPGKDAFGNEIIQLQFSRSDCSSCAARSLCTRAKSSPRHIVLHPREQHEALLWARQEEQSATWLARYHVRAGIEGTLSQGIRAFGLRRTRYVGLAKTALQHATVAAAINVVRVTAWLADTPRITTRTSRFASLCLTA